Proteins from one Meriones unguiculatus strain TT.TT164.6M chromosome 10, Bangor_MerUng_6.1, whole genome shotgun sequence genomic window:
- the Pou4f2 gene encoding POU domain, class 4, transcription factor 2: MMMMSLNSKQAFSVPHAGSLHVEPKFSALHGASPGPSAPAAPAASSPGGSGGGGRSSSASGSGGGGGGGGGGGGSEAMRRACLPTPPSNIFGGLDESLLARAEALAAVDIVSQSKSHHHHPPHHSPFKPDATYHTMNTIPCTSAASSSSVPISHPSALAGTHHHHHHHHHHHHQPHQALEGELLEHLSPGLALGAMAGPDGAVVSTPGHAPHMATMNPMHQAALSMAHAHGLPSHMGCMSDVDADPRDLEAFAERFKQRRIKLGVTQADVGSALANLKIPGVGSLSQSTICRFESLTLSHNNMIALKPILQAWLEEAEKSHREKLTKPELFNGAEKKRKRTSIAAPEKRSLEAYFAIQPRPSSEKIAAIAEKLDLKKNVVRVWFCNQRQKQKRMKYSAGI; the protein is encoded by the exons atgatgatgatgtccCTGAACAGCAAGCAGGCGTTCAGCGTGCCCCACGCCGGCAGCCTGCACGTGGAGCCCAAGTTCTCGGCGCTGCACGGCGCCTCGCCCGGCCCGTCCGCGCCCGCGGCGCCCGCGGCCAGCTCCCCCGGCGGCTCGGGCGGCGGCGGCCGGAGCAGCAGCGccagcggcagcggcggcggcggcggcggcggcggcggcggcgggggctcCGAGGCGATGCGCAGAGCTTGTCTTCCCACCCCACCG AGCAATATATTCGGCGGGCTGGATGAGAGCCTGCTGGCCCGCGCCGAGGCTCTGGCCGCCGTGGACATCGTCTCCCAGAGCaagagccaccaccaccacccgccCCACCACAGCCCCTTCAAGCCGGACGCCACCTACCACACCATGAACACCATCCCGTGCACGTCGGCCGCCTCCTCCTCGTCCGTGCCCATCTCGCACCCGTCCGCCCTGGCCggcacccaccaccaccaccaccaccaccaccaccaccaccaccagccgCACCAGGCGCTGGAGGGCGAGCTGCTGGAGCACCTGAGCCCCGGGCTGGCCCTGGGGGCGATGGCGGGCCCCGACGGCGCGGTGGTGTCCACCCCGGGCCACGCGCCGCACATGGCCACCATGAACCCCATGCACCAGGCCGCCCTGAGCATGGCGCACGCCCACGGGCTGCCCTCGCACATGGGCTGCATGAGCGACGTGGACGCGGACCCGCGGGACCTGGAGGCGTTCGCCGAGCGCTTCAAGCAGCGGCGCATCAAGCTGGGGGTGACCCAGGCCGACGTGGGCTCGGCGCTGGCCAACCTCAAGATCCCGGGCGTGGGCTCGCTCAGCCAGAGCACCATCTGCAGGTTCGAGTCGCTCACGCTCTCGCACAACAACATGATCGCGCTCAAGCCCATCCTGCAGGCGTGGCTGGAGGAGGCCGAGAAGTCCCACCGCGAGAAGCTCACCAAGCCCGAGCTCTTCAACGGCGCCGAGAAGAAGCGCAAGCGCACGTCCATCGCCGCGCCCGAGAAGCGCTCGCTCGAGGCCTACTTCGCCATCCAGCCGCGACCCTCGTCCGAGAAGATCGCGGCCATCGCCGAGAAGCTCGACCTCAAGAAGAACGTGGTGCGCGTCTGGTTCTGcaaccagaggcagaagcagaagaggaTGAAGTATTCCGCCGGCATCTAG